TCTTCTCCTCCTGGGCCTTGCTGGCCACAGGGCCCAGGTCGGGGTTCTCCTCCGCGGGGCCCACCACCAGCTTGCGAGCCCGCTCCAGAAGGCGCTCCATCAGGGGCTCAAAGGCTTTTTCCGTGACGATAAGGCGACTCGCCGCCGAGCACTTCTGCCCCTGGAAGCCATAGGCGGAGATGAGGATGCCCTCGGTGGCGGCGTCCAAATCGGCGGTCTCATCCACAATGATGGCGTCCTTGCCCCCAAGCTCCAGGAAGACCCGCTTGATCCACTTCTGGCCGGGGGCCAGCCGGGCGGCCGCCTGGTGGATCCAAAGCCCCACCTCGAGGCTCCCCGTGAAGTTGATGAAGCGGGTCTGGGGGTGCTCCACCAAATAGGCCCCCACCTCCCGCCCCTCCCCGGGCAGGAAGTTCACCACCCCCGGGGGGAAGCCCGCCTCGTGGAAGATCTCAAAGACCTTGGCGGCGATGACCACCGTGTCCTCCGCAGGCTTGGCCACCACGGTGTTCCCCACGGCCACCGGCCCGGCGATCATCCCGGTGAAGATGGCGATGGGGAAGTTCCAGGGGGCGATGACCACCCCGGCCCCCAAGGGGATGTAGAAGCTCTCGTTGTCCTCCCCCGGGAAGGGCACCACCTCCACCGAGGGGTACTTGTACTTGAGGGCCTGGCGGGCGTAGTACTCCAGGAAGTCGATGGCCTCGGCCACCTCGGCGCTGGCCTCGGTCCAGTTCTTCCCGATCTCGTAGACCAGGGTGGCCTCCAGCTCCCGCCTTCTCCTCTTCATGAGGGCGGCAGCCTTCAAGAGGAGGCGGCTTCGGTCCTCCTGGGGCCAGTCCTTCCAGGTCCTAAAGGCCCGCCAGGCGGCCTCGAGGGCGGCCTCCGCCTCGGCCCGAGTGGCCTTGGCGGTGCTCCCCACCACCTCGCTGGGAGCCGAGGGGTTGAGGGAGAGGATCCTCTCCCCCGTGTCCACCCAGGCCCCGTCCAGGTAAAGACCCCAGTGGCGGCCAAACTCGGCCCTGACCCGCTTCAGGGCCTCTTTCATCTCCCGCCGGGCTTCCTCCGTCCCGAAGGTCTCGATGGGCTGGTTGCGGAAAGGCTCCACGGTCATGGCTTCCTCCTTCTAGCCTCCCAAGAGGCTTCTCAGCACCAAAAAGAGGTTCTCGGGCCGCTCGGCGATGCGCCGACTCAGATAGGGGTACCAGTGGGTGCCGTAGGGCACGTAGGCCCGCACGGTATAGCCCTCCTGGGCCAGGCGCCTTTGCTCCTCCGGGCGCACCCCAAAGAGGAGCTGG
The nucleotide sequence above comes from Thermus tengchongensis. Encoded proteins:
- the pruA gene encoding L-glutamate gamma-semialdehyde dehydrogenase; protein product: MTVEPFRNQPIETFGTEEARREMKEALKRVRAEFGRHWGLYLDGAWVDTGERILSLNPSAPSEVVGSTAKATRAEAEAALEAAWRAFRTWKDWPQEDRSRLLLKAAALMKRRRRELEATLVYEIGKNWTEASAEVAEAIDFLEYYARQALKYKYPSVEVVPFPGEDNESFYIPLGAGVVIAPWNFPIAIFTGMIAGPVAVGNTVVAKPAEDTVVIAAKVFEIFHEAGFPPGVVNFLPGEGREVGAYLVEHPQTRFINFTGSLEVGLWIHQAAARLAPGQKWIKRVFLELGGKDAIIVDETADLDAATEGILISAYGFQGQKCSAASRLIVTEKAFEPLMERLLERARKLVVGPAEENPDLGPVASKAQEEKILSYIEIGKGEGQLVLGGKRLEGEGYFIAPTVFTEVPPTAKIAQEEIFGPVLSVIRVRDFGEALEVANNTVYGLTGGVYSRKREHLERARREFHVGNLYFNRKITGALVGVQPFGGFNLSGTDTKAGGPDYLLHFLQMKTVAERF